From a single Okeanomitos corallinicola TIOX110 genomic region:
- a CDS encoding DUF3288 family protein produces MTESSASKDQQHPLYNRDRPLIDILLSQEPTDYNLAELARLKIRYQGFPGARDIQSNLDQVLQRWGLTEEELFTKTRAIHQVGGIYKSRGKKEEEDWN; encoded by the coding sequence ATGACAGAATCTTCTGCAAGTAAGGATCAACAGCATCCTCTTTACAACCGCGATCGCCCCCTTATTGATATTTTACTCTCTCAAGAGCCAACAGATTACAATTTAGCTGAATTAGCTAGGCTAAAAATTAGATATCAAGGTTTTCCAGGTGCGCGGGACATTCAAAGCAACCTTGATCAAGTTTTGCAACGCTGGGGTTTAACGGAAGAAGAACTTTTTACCAAAACCCGCGCCATACACCAAGTCGGCGGTATTTACAAAAGTCGCGGCAAAAAAGAAGAGGAAGATTGGAATTAA
- a CDS encoding DUF29 family protein, whose product MTQELIDLKNSILEQRYSDALAIVDELEGMGRQAIFRNIQSFLLRLIIHLIKNQIEKRLTNSWANSIRSSIREIKKINLQDNKKSYYVKIDEWQSMLEDEFEEAIREASDEVMNGIYSPFQLTEMVDKLEIINQSQSLLNLIYSYSVKELPAVIDDYLTQLPGGENWKLGKR is encoded by the coding sequence ATGACACAGGAATTAATAGATCTCAAAAATAGTATTTTAGAACAACGTTATAGTGATGCTTTAGCTATTGTAGATGAATTAGAGGGAATGGGTAGACAGGCGATTTTCAGGAATATTCAATCTTTTTTATTGAGATTAATAATTCATTTAATTAAAAATCAGATAGAAAAAAGGTTAACTAATTCTTGGGCAAATTCAATACGCAGTTCAATTAGAGAAATTAAGAAAATAAATTTGCAAGATAATAAAAAATCTTATTACGTCAAAATAGACGAGTGGCAATCAATGTTAGAAGATGAATTTGAGGAAGCTATTCGGGAAGCAAGTGATGAAGTAATGAATGGTATTTACAGTCCATTTCAATTAACAGAGATGGTAGATAAATTGGAGATAATCAATCAATCTCAAAGTTTGTTAAACTTGATATATAGTTATTCAGTGAAGGAATTACCAGCAGTGATTGATGATTATTTAACTCAGTTACCTGGGGGTGAAAATTGGAAGCTAGGGAAGAGATGA
- a CDS encoding ATP-dependent Clp protease ATP-binding subunit: MFEHFTSEAIRVIMLAQEEARRLGHNFVGTEQILLGLMGEGTGVAAKVLAELGVTLKDARREVEKIIGRGSGFVPPEIPFTPKVKSLFEQSFREAHSLGHNYINTEHLLLGLTEAGEGVAAKVLQNLGVDLQTIRAAVMSLLGEDTTVFAGGGSTRRNQNPSIEEFGRNLTKLAQEGKLDPVVGRQKEIERTVQILGRRTKNNPVLIGEPGVGKTAIAEGLAQRIVNQDVPEVLLKKQVISLDMGSVVSGTRFRGDFEERLKKIMDEVRTDGNIILVIDEIHTLVGAGGTEGGLDAANILKPALARGELQCIGATTLDEYRQYIERDAALERRFQPILVGEPSVAETIDILYGLRGAYEQHHKVTITDEAVMAAAELSDRYISDRFLPDKAIDLIDEAGSRVRLRHSRIINNKELKLQLKNVSKDKGDAIRLQDFGKASKLRQEEIELQTKLDAEENLQTLNIPNVDEEDIAEIVASWTGVPVNKLTESESELLLHLEDTLHKRLIGQEQAVVAVSRAIRRARVGLKDPDRPIASFVFSGPTGVGKTELAKSLAAYFFGSEESMIRLDMSEYMESHNVSKLIGSPPGFVGYEEGGQLTEAVRRKPYTVLLFDEIEKAHPDVFNMMLQILDDGHLTDSKGRKVDFRNTLIILTSNIGSKVIEKGGMSLGFEFDNQADASYHRIRNLVNEELKNYFRPEFLNRLDDIIVFTQLNKEEVKQISEIMLKEVAKRLTEKGIKLQVTEAFKELVVREGYDPSYGARPLRRAIMRLLEDSLAEAILSSHILDGDTAIIDVDDDGQVKVRTTENRELLTVS, encoded by the coding sequence ATGTTTGAACACTTCACGTCCGAAGCCATTAGGGTAATCATGTTAGCTCAGGAGGAAGCACGCCGACTGGGACACAACTTTGTAGGAACGGAGCAAATTCTCCTGGGTTTGATGGGAGAAGGAACTGGGGTTGCTGCCAAGGTGCTGGCTGAGTTGGGTGTTACTCTCAAAGATGCGCGTCGGGAAGTAGAAAAAATTATTGGTCGGGGTTCTGGTTTTGTGCCACCGGAAATTCCTTTTACACCAAAAGTAAAAAGTCTATTTGAGCAGTCCTTTAGAGAAGCTCATAGTCTTGGACACAACTACATAAACACTGAACATTTATTGTTAGGTTTAACTGAGGCTGGGGAAGGAGTCGCCGCCAAAGTATTGCAAAATCTGGGAGTTGACTTACAGACTATCCGCGCTGCGGTGATGAGTTTGTTAGGTGAAGACACTACGGTTTTTGCGGGGGGTGGAAGTACCAGACGTAACCAGAACCCCAGTATAGAAGAATTTGGTAGAAATCTGACTAAACTGGCGCAAGAAGGAAAACTAGACCCTGTAGTTGGTCGTCAGAAAGAAATTGAGCGCACAGTGCAAATTCTTGGTCGCCGGACAAAGAATAACCCTGTTTTAATTGGAGAACCGGGAGTTGGGAAAACTGCAATTGCCGAAGGTTTAGCCCAACGCATCGTTAATCAAGATGTACCAGAAGTTCTCCTGAAAAAACAAGTCATCAGCCTAGACATGGGTTCAGTCGTGTCCGGTACACGCTTCCGGGGCGACTTTGAGGAACGCCTGAAAAAAATCATGGATGAGGTGCGTACTGATGGCAATATCATCCTGGTAATTGATGAAATTCATACCCTTGTCGGTGCGGGTGGCACAGAAGGCGGCTTAGATGCCGCAAATATCCTCAAACCGGCTTTAGCTAGGGGTGAACTGCAATGTATTGGTGCAACCACCTTAGATGAGTACCGCCAATATATTGAACGGGATGCAGCTTTGGAACGGCGTTTTCAACCTATTTTGGTAGGAGAACCATCGGTAGCAGAAACTATTGATATTCTCTATGGTTTACGGGGTGCTTATGAACAACATCATAAAGTTACCATTACCGATGAAGCAGTGATGGCCGCCGCAGAGTTATCAGATAGATATATTAGCGATCGCTTCCTACCCGATAAGGCCATAGACTTAATTGATGAAGCTGGTTCTCGTGTGCGTTTACGTCACTCCCGCATCATCAACAACAAAGAACTAAAACTGCAACTGAAAAACGTCAGCAAAGACAAAGGCGACGCTATCAGACTGCAAGACTTTGGTAAAGCCAGTAAACTCCGTCAAGAAGAAATAGAACTGCAAACCAAACTTGACGCAGAAGAAAACCTGCAAACTCTGAATATTCCTAACGTTGACGAAGAGGACATTGCCGAAATCGTCGCTTCCTGGACAGGAGTACCAGTTAATAAACTAACTGAATCAGAATCTGAACTACTTCTGCATTTGGAAGATACCCTACACAAACGCTTAATTGGTCAGGAACAAGCAGTTGTAGCAGTTTCTCGCGCTATTCGTCGCGCCCGTGTAGGCTTAAAAGACCCCGACCGTCCCATTGCCAGTTTTGTCTTCTCTGGGCCAACTGGGGTAGGGAAAACCGAATTAGCTAAATCATTAGCGGCTTACTTTTTCGGATCTGAAGAGTCCATGATTCGTTTAGATATGTCCGAATACATGGAAAGCCATAATGTTTCCAAACTTATCGGTTCACCGCCAGGTTTTGTCGGCTACGAAGAAGGTGGACAACTTACCGAAGCAGTACGGCGCAAACCCTACACAGTGTTACTTTTCGACGAAATCGAAAAAGCGCACCCCGATGTATTCAATATGATGCTACAAATCCTAGATGATGGGCATCTTACTGACTCAAAAGGTCGGAAAGTAGACTTCAGAAACACCTTAATTATCTTGACATCTAATATTGGTTCTAAGGTAATTGAAAAAGGTGGTATGAGTTTAGGTTTTGAATTTGATAATCAAGCAGATGCGAGTTATCACCGTATTCGTAACTTGGTAAATGAAGAACTGAAAAATTACTTCCGTCCAGAATTCCTCAACCGTCTTGATGATATTATCGTCTTCACTCAGTTGAATAAGGAAGAAGTCAAGCAAATTTCTGAGATTATGCTCAAAGAAGTTGCTAAACGCTTGACTGAAAAAGGAATTAAACTGCAAGTCACAGAAGCCTTTAAGGAACTGGTAGTCAGAGAAGGATATGACCCCAGTTACGGTGCTAGACCTTTACGCAGAGCCATTATGCGCCTGTTAGAGGACTCTTTAGCTGAGGCGATTTTATCTAGTCATATTCTTGATGGTGATACAGCCATTATTGATGTAGATGATGATGGCCAGGTGAAAGTGAGAACAACAGAAAACCGAGAGTTATTAACTGTTAGTTAA
- a CDS encoding acyl transferase: MTFLSTILAFFPTLILLLTGSTIVYFIYSHNFICIFAIFFFIYGLPLLVYRLHKKNYRITEGISYLQDQKYIPWWGSHQIQVIYIAIPVLESVLRLIPGVFSMWLRLWGSKIGKNVYWTPGLEIADRGLLEIGNNVVMGHRVGISSHVIKPRKDNLMLYVKKVKIGNDVFIGGGTLIAPGVVIHDGQFIAVNTTLLPNQKVK, translated from the coding sequence ATGACTTTTTTAAGTACAATTCTTGCGTTTTTCCCAACTTTGATATTATTGCTAACTGGTTCAACCATAGTTTACTTTATTTATTCCCATAATTTTATTTGCATCTTCGCTATTTTCTTCTTTATTTACGGTTTACCATTGCTAGTTTATCGTTTACATAAAAAAAATTATCGAATTACAGAAGGAATTAGTTATTTACAAGATCAAAAATATATTCCTTGGTGGGGTAGTCATCAAATACAAGTGATTTATATTGCTATTCCTGTATTAGAATCAGTATTAAGATTAATTCCCGGAGTGTTTTCTATGTGGTTGAGATTATGGGGGTCTAAAATTGGTAAAAATGTTTATTGGACACCAGGTTTAGAAATTGCTGACCGTGGTTTATTAGAAATAGGTAATAATGTGGTTATGGGTCATCGTGTGGGAATTTCTTCTCATGTCATTAAACCACGCAAAGACAACCTGATGTTGTATGTGAAAAAAGTAAAAATCGGTAATGATGTTTTTATTGGTGGTGGAACTCTCATTGCACCTGGTGTAGTTATTCATGATGGTCAATTTATTGCTGTGAATACAACTCTTTTACCTAATCAAAAGGTAAAGTGA
- a CDS encoding Hsp20/alpha crystallin family protein, with the protein MALVRWDPIRDLERLEPFRELERWDPFHEMDTLQRRMSRLFERMLPTDGGERAGITFVPAAELEETDDALKLKLELPGLEAKDVNVEVTPEAVSITGERKSETTTEREGYTRSEFRYGKFQRVIPLPSTVQHEQVQAEYKDGILRLNLPKAEPEKQKAFKVNLG; encoded by the coding sequence ATGGCATTAGTTCGTTGGGACCCCATCCGTGATCTTGAACGTCTAGAACCATTCCGTGAACTGGAACGTTGGGATCCATTCCACGAAATGGACACCCTACAACGGCGGATGAGTCGTTTATTTGAAAGAATGTTACCAACTGACGGTGGTGAAAGAGCAGGTATTACCTTTGTTCCTGCGGCTGAACTGGAAGAAACAGATGATGCCTTGAAATTAAAACTAGAACTACCTGGTCTTGAAGCCAAAGACGTGAATGTAGAAGTAACTCCAGAAGCAGTTTCTATCACTGGTGAAAGAAAATCAGAAACTACCACGGAGAGAGAAGGTTACACTCGTTCAGAATTTCGTTATGGCAAATTCCAAAGAGTAATTCCTTTACCTTCTACCGTCCAACATGAACAAGTTCAAGCTGAATATAAAGATGGTATTTTGCGATTGAACTTGCCAAAAGCTGAACCAGAAAAACAAAAAGCTTTTAAAGTTAATCTCGGTTAG
- a CDS encoding GH3 auxin-responsive promoter family protein, protein MIRPIIQLFAKTLTPTANRFYQSLSHPELTQKSVKQEICNLLINSEYGKSLNMNSLDDWQHLPIVDYDDIAHHLQYQNKQIALTPEPILFYEKTSGSSGAIKYIPYTQSLRTSFNQMFCVWVHDLITNGPKFNTGKLYACISPQLNLENQTLQDDLDYLDPWLRWFLRLWLVIPDKMTTLKNTNSFQHQLALALLKAENLETISIWSPSFLQVQLKYIQENRDFLKTELKKSISSQRLKLLDENNINWVEIWQDLKLISCWDSANAADQAQGLKNQFPGVLVQGKGLLATEAPMTIPLIKAGGYVPILDQVFFEFEDDDHNIYNLHELNVNQEYKIILSQKGGLYRYRIGDRIKVTHYHHNTPCLQFIGRNQTTSDLVGEKLPETFVKNALEKLNLQNTNFKSLVPISQPPHYILLLDSATETPEKIAQKLDQSLSKSYHYQRARTLGQLTEPEVFISESIPEILVNYHLKNGGVWGGIKHQILVKLPMSIELLQAIKNHDHQNHL, encoded by the coding sequence ATGATACGTCCCATAATTCAACTATTTGCAAAAACCCTCACTCCCACAGCTAACAGATTTTATCAATCATTATCACACCCTGAATTAACCCAAAAATCCGTAAAACAGGAAATTTGCAATCTACTAATTAACAGTGAATATGGTAAGTCATTAAATATGAATTCCCTCGATGATTGGCAACATTTACCCATTGTAGATTATGATGATATTGCTCATCATTTACAATACCAAAATAAACAAATAGCACTCACACCAGAACCAATTTTATTTTATGAGAAAACCTCTGGAAGTAGCGGTGCTATTAAATATATTCCCTATACCCAATCTTTAAGAACATCATTTAATCAGATGTTCTGTGTTTGGGTGCATGATTTAATTACCAATGGTCCAAAATTCAACACAGGTAAACTTTACGCTTGTATTTCTCCCCAATTAAATCTAGAAAATCAAACTTTACAAGATGATTTAGATTATTTAGATCCTTGGTTACGTTGGTTTTTGCGTCTTTGGTTAGTCATTCCTGACAAAATGACAACTTTAAAAAATACCAATTCCTTTCAACATCAATTAGCTTTAGCTTTACTAAAAGCAGAAAACCTAGAAACTATTTCTATTTGGAGTCCGAGTTTTTTACAAGTACAATTAAAATACATCCAAGAAAATCGAGATTTTTTAAAAACAGAACTCAAAAAAAGTATATCATCTCAACGGTTAAAATTATTAGATGAAAATAATATTAACTGGGTGGAAATTTGGCAAGATTTAAAATTAATATCCTGTTGGGATAGTGCTAATGCTGCTGATCAAGCACAGGGATTAAAAAATCAATTTCCCGGTGTTTTAGTGCAAGGTAAAGGACTGTTAGCAACAGAAGCACCTATGACAATTCCCTTAATTAAAGCTGGGGGATATGTACCAATTTTAGATCAGGTATTTTTTGAATTTGAGGATGACGATCATAACATCTATAATTTACATGAATTGAATGTAAATCAAGAATACAAAATCATCTTATCTCAAAAAGGTGGATTATATCGTTATCGGATTGGAGATAGAATCAAAGTCACCCATTACCATCACAATACACCTTGTTTACAATTCATCGGTAGAAATCAAACTACCAGCGATTTAGTCGGGGAAAAATTACCGGAAACTTTTGTTAAAAATGCCCTAGAAAAATTGAACTTGCAAAATACAAACTTTAAAAGTTTAGTCCCTATTTCTCAACCACCTCATTATATTTTATTATTAGATTCAGCTACAGAAACACCAGAAAAAATTGCTCAAAAACTAGATCAAAGCCTATCAAAATCATATCATTATCAACGAGCGCGAACATTAGGACAACTTACAGAACCAGAGGTTTTTATATCTGAAAGCATTCCCGAAATTTTAGTTAATTATCATCTCAAAAATGGTGGTGTTTGGGGAGGAATAAAACATCAAATTTTGGTAAAATTACCTATGAGCATTGAACTTTTACAAGCAATCAAAAATCATGACCACCAAAACCACCTTTAA
- a CDS encoding thioesterase II family protein has product MTTKTTFNSWITRPQPNPHAKMRLFCLPYAGGSAVIFRTWLKNLPPTIEVCPIEIPGRGRQMILPPHTKMPSLVAEIAKNIIPFLDKPFAIFGHSMGGQVSFELARLLRSDYQLKPIHLFISGRKAPQINSTKRKIYNLPDQEFWQEVNKLNGTPNEVIENAEMIEIFLPILRADFTVLETHIHTNQQPFDFPISVFGGLQDTEVPTYQLEAWREHTTANFSLQMLEGDHFFLRSNEKLLLSKISQQLRENSMINI; this is encoded by the coding sequence ATGACCACCAAAACCACCTTTAACTCCTGGATAACTCGTCCTCAACCCAACCCCCACGCAAAAATGCGTCTCTTCTGCTTACCCTACGCAGGAGGTAGTGCAGTCATATTTCGCACCTGGCTAAAAAACCTACCCCCAACCATCGAAGTATGTCCCATAGAAATTCCAGGGAGAGGAAGACAAATGATATTACCTCCCCATACAAAAATGCCATCTTTAGTAGCAGAAATAGCCAAAAATATCATCCCATTTCTAGATAAACCCTTTGCAATTTTTGGTCATAGTATGGGTGGACAAGTCAGCTTTGAACTTGCACGGTTATTAAGATCAGATTATCAATTAAAACCAATACATTTATTTATTTCTGGTCGGAAAGCACCTCAAATAAATTCTACCAAAAGAAAAATTTACAACTTACCAGATCAAGAATTTTGGCAAGAAGTCAACAAATTAAATGGTACTCCTAATGAAGTCATAGAAAATGCCGAAATGATAGAAATTTTTTTACCCATTCTCAGAGCAGATTTTACAGTATTAGAAACTCATATTCACACAAACCAGCAACCTTTTGATTTCCCTATCAGTGTTTTTGGAGGTTTACAAGATACAGAAGTTCCCACATATCAACTAGAAGCATGGAGAGAACACACCACCGCAAATTTTTCATTACAAATGCTTGAGGGTGATCACTTTTTTCTCCGTTCTAATGAAAAACTTTTATTAAGTAAAATATCTCAACAGCTTCGGGAAAATTCCATGATTAATATTTGA
- a CDS encoding sterol desaturase family protein: MDIDNFSQFIIFAAFISLTAGTFINKISRNKLRLKKIEDWLIDGISLTIQGIFIPLLQATLVYSLYHHLFPQYQGYLKLSPILSFILSFLIIDYIYYWNHRLLHSQKFWNIHQVHHTITDMDVLGTSRNTIWTSLFIIYLWIHPLFIYFLSDPTAYLLGISLTSALDLWRHSGLLIATNSWFCQLLSPWLILPQDHDWHHSRENHHYNYGANFKLWDKIHRTYYQNKELPKTLGIDTSLNLFQKLFFPFV, translated from the coding sequence ATGGATATAGATAATTTTTCACAATTTATCATTTTTGCAGCTTTTATCAGTCTCACTGCTGGGACTTTTATCAATAAAATTAGTAGAAATAAACTCAGACTTAAAAAAATCGAAGATTGGTTAATTGATGGTATAAGTTTAACAATTCAAGGAATTTTTATTCCTCTATTACAAGCAACCTTAGTTTATTCCCTTTATCATCATCTGTTCCCTCAATATCAAGGATATCTGAAACTTTCACCAATTCTATCTTTTATCCTCAGTTTTCTAATAATTGACTATATATATTATTGGAATCATCGTTTATTACATAGTCAAAAATTTTGGAATATTCATCAAGTCCATCATACAATTACAGACATGGATGTTTTGGGAACTTCTCGTAATACTATCTGGACAAGTTTGTTTATTATTTATTTATGGATACATCCTTTATTTATCTACTTTTTATCAGATCCTACAGCTTATTTATTAGGAATTAGTTTAACATCGGCTTTGGATTTATGGAGACATAGCGGTTTATTGATTGCTACTAATAGTTGGTTTTGTCAATTATTATCTCCTTGGTTAATCTTACCACAAGATCACGATTGGCATCATTCCAGGGAAAATCATCATTATAATTATGGTGCAAATTTCAAACTTTGGGATAAAATACATAGAACGTATTATCAAAATAAAGAATTACCAAAAACACTGGGAATTGATACTTCATTAAACTTATTTCAAAAACTTTTTTTCCCCTTTGTATGA
- the dnaK gene encoding molecular chaperone DnaK yields the protein MAKVVGIDLGTTNSCVAVMEGGKPLVIANSEGQRITPSVVAYTKTGERLVGQIARRQAVMNPENTFYSVKRFIGRKYAEITHEATEVSYRNIRDSNGNVKLKCPAVNQQFAPEEISAQVLRKLVDDASKYLGEKVTKAVITVPAYFNDSQRQATKDAGKIAGLEVLRIINEPTAAALAYGLDKKQNETILVFDLGGGTFDVSILEVGDGVFEVKSTSGDTHLGGDDFDKKIVDWLAHEFENNEGIDLRKDKQALQRLTEAAEKAKIELSSATQTNINLPFITATQAGPKHLDITLTRAKFEEMIADLLDRCRQPVKQALQDAKLTNAQLDEIVLVGGSTRIPAVQELVKRMTGKEPCQGVNPDEVVAVGAAIQAGVLSGEVKDILLLDVTPLSLGVETLGSVMTRIIVRNTTIPVKKSEIFSTATDGQSNVEIHVLQGERELAQDNKSLGTFRLDGIPPAPRGVPQIEVTFDIDANGILSVNAKDKATNKQQSISITGASTLDKRDVEKMVKDAEAHAEEDTRRREQIDTKNLADSLVYQAEKELRELGDKVSAANKSRVEKLVNNLRSAINQDDFNQIKSLSGELQQLLMQVGSAVYAQAGSTNGSSGEPQTSQSEDVIDADFVES from the coding sequence ATGGCAAAAGTAGTAGGAATAGATTTAGGCACAACTAATTCCTGTGTTGCTGTCATGGAAGGAGGAAAACCTTTAGTAATTGCCAATTCGGAAGGGCAAAGGATCACGCCTTCAGTGGTTGCTTACACTAAAACTGGTGAACGTTTGGTAGGTCAAATTGCCCGTCGTCAAGCGGTAATGAATCCAGAAAATACATTTTATTCAGTCAAACGGTTTATTGGTCGTAAATATGCAGAAATAACCCATGAAGCCACAGAAGTTTCCTATAGAAATATCCGCGATAGTAATGGTAATGTAAAACTTAAATGTCCCGCAGTCAATCAGCAATTTGCACCAGAAGAAATTTCTGCTCAAGTGCTAAGAAAGTTAGTAGATGATGCGAGTAAATATTTAGGGGAAAAAGTTACAAAAGCGGTAATTACTGTTCCTGCTTATTTTAACGATTCCCAACGCCAAGCTACTAAAGATGCAGGGAAAATTGCTGGTTTAGAAGTTCTCCGCATTATCAACGAACCAACCGCAGCAGCTTTAGCCTATGGTTTGGATAAAAAGCAAAATGAAACTATCTTAGTATTTGACCTTGGGGGTGGTACATTTGATGTTTCTATTTTAGAAGTTGGGGATGGTGTATTTGAAGTTAAATCTACCAGTGGTGATACCCATTTGGGTGGTGATGACTTTGATAAAAAAATTGTTGATTGGTTAGCTCATGAATTTGAAAATAATGAAGGTATTGATTTACGCAAGGATAAACAGGCATTACAAAGACTAACCGAAGCAGCAGAAAAAGCCAAAATTGAACTTTCCAGTGCCACTCAAACTAATATTAATTTGCCCTTTATTACTGCTACCCAAGCAGGTCCAAAACACTTGGATATAACATTAACAAGGGCTAAGTTTGAAGAAATGATCGCTGATCTTTTAGATCGTTGTCGTCAACCAGTTAAACAAGCTCTACAAGATGCCAAATTAACTAATGCTCAACTTGATGAAATTGTTTTAGTTGGTGGTTCTACTCGCATTCCCGCTGTGCAAGAATTGGTGAAAAGAATGACAGGTAAAGAACCCTGTCAAGGTGTCAATCCTGATGAAGTTGTTGCGGTGGGTGCAGCTATTCAAGCTGGTGTTTTATCTGGTGAAGTTAAAGATATTTTACTACTTGATGTTACACCTTTATCTTTAGGTGTAGAAACTCTTGGTAGTGTGATGACCAGAATTATTGTTAGGAATACAACTATTCCTGTGAAGAAATCAGAAATATTTTCTACTGCTACTGATGGTCAAAGTAATGTAGAAATTCATGTTTTACAAGGTGAAAGGGAGTTAGCTCAAGATAATAAAAGTCTGGGTACTTTTCGTCTAGATGGTATTCCTCCAGCACCTAGAGGTGTACCACAAATTGAAGTAACTTTTGACATTGATGCTAATGGTATTTTGTCGGTTAATGCTAAAGATAAAGCCACTAATAAACAGCAGTCAATTTCTATTACTGGTGCTTCTACTTTGGATAAACGAGATGTAGAAAAAATGGTGAAGGATGCTGAAGCTCACGCAGAGGAAGATACAAGACGACGGGAACAAATTGATACTAAGAATTTAGCTGATTCTTTAGTTTATCAAGCAGAAAAAGAACTCAGAGAGTTAGGTGATAAAGTTAGTGCTGCTAATAAAAGCAGAGTTGAAAAACTGGTGAACAATTTACGTTCAGCTATAAACCAGGACGATTTTAACCAGATTAAATCTTTAAGTGGTGAGTTACAGCAGCTACTAATGCAAGTAGGCAGTGCCGTTTACGCTCAAGCGGGAAGTACCAACGGAAGTAGTGGAGAACCTCAAACCAGTCAGAGTGAAGATGTAATTGATGCTGATTTTGTAGAAAGCTAA
- a CDS encoding UbiD family decarboxylase, translated as MARDLRGFIKILEERGQLKRISALVDSDMEIAEISNRMLQQGGPGLIFENVKGASFPVAVNLMGTVERICWAMNMEKPEELETLGKKLSMLQQPKPPKKISQAVDFGKVLFDVVKAKPGRDFFPACQQVVVQGDDLDLNKLPLIRPYPGDAGKIITLGLVITRDCETGTPNVGVYRLQLQSQNTMTVHWLSVRGGARHLRKAAERGKKLEVAIALGVDPLIIMAAATPIPVDLSEWLFAGLYGGSGVQLAKCKTVDLEVPADSEFVLEGTITPGEVLPDGPFGDHMGYYGGVEDSPLVRFQCMTHRKDPIYLTTFSGRPPKEEAMMAIALNRIYTPILRQQVSEIVDFFLPMEALSYKAAIISIDKAYPGQARRAALAFWSALPQFTYTKFVIVVDKDINIRDPRQVVWAISSKVDPNRDVFILPNTPFDTLDFASEKLGLGGRMGIDATTKIPPETEHEWGEPLESDPDVAAMVDRRWQEYGLGDLKLGEVDPNLFGYDMK; from the coding sequence ATGGCGCGAGATTTACGGGGATTTATTAAAATTCTGGAAGAAAGAGGACAATTAAAGCGAATTTCTGCTTTAGTGGACTCAGATATGGAAATTGCCGAAATTTCCAACCGGATGCTACAACAAGGTGGTCCCGGTTTAATCTTTGAAAATGTTAAAGGTGCGTCTTTTCCCGTTGCAGTTAATTTAATGGGGACTGTAGAAAGGATATGCTGGGCAATGAATATGGAAAAACCAGAGGAGTTGGAAACTCTGGGTAAAAAGTTAAGTATGCTTCAGCAACCCAAACCCCCAAAAAAGATTTCCCAAGCGGTGGATTTTGGTAAGGTGCTGTTTGATGTTGTCAAAGCCAAACCAGGAAGAGATTTTTTCCCCGCTTGTCAACAGGTGGTTGTGCAAGGGGATGATTTAGATTTAAACAAGTTACCTTTAATACGTCCTTATCCGGGAGATGCCGGAAAGATAATTACGCTAGGATTGGTAATTACAAGGGATTGTGAGACAGGAACGCCGAATGTGGGTGTGTATCGTCTACAACTGCAATCTCAAAACACCATGACCGTACATTGGTTATCGGTGCGGGGGGGTGCGAGACATTTACGGAAAGCGGCAGAACGTGGTAAGAAGTTAGAAGTGGCGATCGCCTTGGGTGTTGATCCTTTAATCATTATGGCAGCAGCCACACCCATTCCTGTAGATTTATCAGAATGGTTATTTGCCGGGCTGTATGGCGGTTCTGGGGTACAATTAGCCAAGTGTAAAACAGTAGATTTAGAAGTACCCGCCGACTCAGAATTTGTTTTAGAAGGGACAATTACCCCAGGGGAAGTTTTACCCGATGGGCCCTTTGGTGATCACATGGGATATTATGGCGGTGTGGAAGATTCGCCTTTGGTGCGGTTTCAGTGTATGACTCACCGCAAAGATCCGATTTATCTTACCACATTTAGCGGTCGTCCCCCCAAAGAAGAGGCAATGATGGCGATCGCCTTGAATCGGATTTACACACCTATTTTACGGCAACAAGTATCAGAAATAGTTGACTTTTTCCTACCAATGGAAGCATTAAGTTACAAAGCGGCAATTATTTCCATTGATAAAGCCTATCCTGGACAAGCAAGACGAGCAGCTTTAGCTTTCTGGAGTGCCTTACCTCAATTCACCTATACAAAATTTGTGATAGTTGTGGATAAAGATATCAATATTCGTGATCCGCGTCAAGTTGTGTGGGCAATTAGTTCTAAAGTTGACCCAAATAGAGATGTTTTCATATTACCAAATACCCCCTTTGACACCTTAGATTTTGCTAGTGAAAAATTAGGTTTAGGGGGAAGAATGGGTATAGATGCAACCACAAAAATCCCCCCAGAGACCGAACATGAATGGGGTGAACCTTTAGAGTCAGATCCTGATGTTGCTGCAATGGTAGATAGACGTTGGCAAGAATACGGTTTAGGGGATTTAAAGTTAGGAGAAGTTGACCCTAATTTGTTTGGGTATGATATGAAATAA